Proteins found in one Solitalea lacus genomic segment:
- a CDS encoding TerC family protein has protein sequence MSNELIYFGSFLLFIIAMLSLDLGVFNKKDHEVSLKEALIMSIIWVSLALGFYTAIYFKGDLLHGITDMTRLQEVVKAHKHNISLIPDNFEASLDLYRQNLSLEFITGYVVEYALSVDNIFVIVLIFTAFGVEKKLYHRVLFWGILGAIIMRFFFIFVGATLIAKFGWILYLFGAFLVYTGVMMFINRDHDDEIDPQNHKVVRWAQKVFAVWPHYEGNHFFVHKHGKNMVTPLFIVLLVIEFTDLIFAVDSIPAIFAVTKDPYIVFFSNIFAILGLRSMFFLLVNIIHKFHYLKIGLSFLLVFIGVKMLAHNYLQTIGFTTSHSLIIILSILSISVIASLMFPKKEKEEVVKQH, from the coding sequence ATGTCAAACGAATTAATTTATTTCGGTAGTTTTTTACTTTTCATTATCGCAATGTTGAGCCTAGATTTGGGGGTTTTCAACAAAAAAGACCATGAAGTGAGTCTTAAAGAGGCACTGATAATGAGTATCATTTGGGTTTCGCTGGCTCTAGGGTTCTATACGGCGATCTATTTCAAAGGTGATCTACTGCATGGAATTACCGACATGACTCGTTTACAGGAGGTAGTAAAAGCCCACAAGCATAATATTTCATTAATTCCGGACAACTTTGAGGCCAGCTTAGATCTGTATCGTCAAAATTTATCCCTCGAGTTTATTACCGGATACGTAGTTGAATATGCACTTTCTGTCGATAATATTTTCGTTATCGTATTAATTTTCACAGCTTTTGGCGTTGAAAAGAAACTTTATCACCGCGTATTATTCTGGGGGATTTTGGGTGCCATCATCATGCGCTTCTTTTTCATCTTCGTTGGTGCAACGTTAATTGCAAAATTTGGATGGATCCTTTACCTTTTCGGGGCCTTCTTAGTATACACTGGCGTGATGATGTTTATTAATCGTGACCACGATGACGAAATTGATCCGCAAAATCACAAAGTTGTTCGCTGGGCACAAAAGGTTTTTGCAGTTTGGCCGCACTATGAGGGTAATCATTTCTTTGTGCACAAGCACGGTAAAAACATGGTAACTCCATTGTTTATCGTGTTACTTGTAATTGAGTTTACCGATTTAATTTTCGCAGTCGATTCCATCCCTGCCATCTTCGCGGTAACCAAAGACCCTTATATTGTGTTCTTCTCAAACATATTCGCCATTTTGGGTTTACGATCAATGTTCTTCCTGTTGGTTAACATTATCCATAAATTTCACTACCTTAAAATCGGACTTTCATTCCTATTGGTATTCATTGGTGTAAAAATGTTAGCCCATAACTATCTCCAAACAATAGGATTTACAACATCCCATTCATTGATTATTATCTTGTCTATTCTAAGTATAAGTGTAATTGCCTCATTGATGTTCCCTAAAAAAGAAAAAGAAGAGGTAGTAAAACAACATTAA
- a CDS encoding polyprenyl synthetase family protein: MPTLDEIKKPIAAEIDLFEDKFKKSMQSSVPLLDRITHYIYKRKGKQMRPMFVFFSAKVCGEITEATYRGAALVELLHTATLVHDDVVDDAHERRGFFSINALWKNKIAVLVGDFLLSKGLLLSVEHKDYNLLEIVSNAVREMSEGELLQVEKVRRMDIEEEIYFEVIRQKTASLIASCCACGAASSGASAEEIERMRLFGEKIGIAFQIKDDLFDFGHDDVGKPRGIDIKEKKVTLPLIYALKQCDKTEKRRIINLVKNHNEEPDKIQEVIAFVKRTGGLELAEKIMFNYQEEAFDILRTFPDTEQRRSLEQLVRYTTERKK, translated from the coding sequence ATGCCGACATTAGACGAAATTAAAAAACCTATAGCCGCCGAAATTGATTTATTTGAAGATAAATTCAAAAAATCAATGCAGAGCTCCGTTCCATTGCTCGATCGTATTACCCATTACATTTACAAACGTAAAGGCAAGCAAATGCGCCCTATGTTTGTGTTTTTTTCAGCTAAAGTTTGTGGTGAAATAACGGAAGCAACATATAGGGGTGCGGCTTTGGTTGAGTTGCTGCATACTGCAACCCTTGTTCATGATGATGTAGTAGACGATGCTCATGAACGTAGAGGATTTTTCTCTATCAATGCACTTTGGAAAAACAAAATTGCTGTTTTAGTTGGCGACTTTTTGCTTTCAAAAGGATTACTGCTCTCGGTTGAACACAAAGATTACAATCTGTTGGAAATTGTATCTAATGCTGTTCGTGAAATGAGTGAAGGCGAATTACTTCAGGTGGAAAAAGTGCGTCGAATGGATATCGAGGAGGAAATATACTTTGAAGTCATCCGTCAGAAAACTGCCTCATTAATTGCCTCTTGTTGTGCATGCGGAGCAGCTTCCTCAGGGGCTTCGGCAGAAGAAATTGAACGCATGCGTTTATTTGGCGAAAAAATTGGTATCGCTTTCCAAATAAAAGATGATTTGTTTGATTTTGGACATGACGATGTTGGTAAGCCTAGAGGCATTGATATTAAGGAGAAAAAGGTTACTCTGCCCTTAATATATGCCTTAAAACAATGCGATAAAACCGAAAAAAGAAGAATCATCAATCTGGTAAAAAATCATAATGAAGAACCGGACAAAATTCAGGAAGTGATTGCTTTTGTAAAACGCACAGGAGGCCTGGAACTGGCAGAGAAAATCATGTTTAATTACCAGGAAGAAGCTTTTGATATCTTAAGAACGTTTCCTGATACTGAGCAACGAAGATCGCTTGAACAACTGGTTAGATACACCACGGAGCGAAAAAAATAA